The window aataaattttgtattaacGTATTTATTAGTaagaattattatttgttgGTTTGTAAATTacattatcaaacaaaaaaaaaagagaaatactGATATAAGCCGAAAAAGAATAATGGAAACGAAGCTGGGACGTTTGGAGTCAGGTTCGGAGCGTATTTCGCCTCCTTTGCCAAAtctcaagagagagagaagagagaaagtgagGGAAAAATTTGCATTTCAAAACACCTTTTTTctcgctttcttcttcttcttcttctttcttcctcccgttgcttcttcttcatcctttttataaacaaacacacCACCGCAAAATTCTCTGTatctcataaacaaaaaaacaaaattcaccaaatctctctctctctgtgtcgATGGCGGCGACGACGACATCGGAGATGAACAACAATGATCTTCCTTTCTCCGTAGTATCGATCGTTGAAGATGTTCTTCAACAGCATAGTACCCGATCAAGCGACGTCGGTTTGGTTTCCCGCAAAGTTGAAGAATCTNgagtttttttttttttttttggttgatttttagATCCTTTTCAATATCTTTCACTTCTGGGTTTCAACCGGGAGAGAGAGAAACTagttattttgtaatttttgatgAACTTAGAatcaattcgatttttttttttttttttaattgttgaaaattaggtttttttttttttttcaattatatgaaaattaggTTTTGTTGTTATGGGTATTTTCTCGAaaatttcttagttttttttttgtttgtttctggttATGTAAAAAAAAGCTATAAGAAGATATGAAGCTGCTGGGTGGCTTAGAGAAATGGTTGGAGTTTCCAGTGGTAAAGATTTCCCAGCTGAGCCTTCTGAAGAAGATTTTAGGCTTGGCTTGCGAAGTGGGATTGTTCTTTGCAATGTTCTTAACAAAGTTAATCCTGGCTCAGTGTCTAAGGTGAATTTTATTTATGGGTGTTGATGTATATGAAGGATTAGGCTCAACNNNNNNNNNNNNNNNNNNNNNNNNNNNNNNNNNNNNNNNNNNNNNNNNNNNNNNNNNNNNNNNNNNNNNNNNNNNNNNNNNNNNNNNNNNNNNNNNNNNNNNNNNNNNNNNNNNNNNNNNNNNNNNNNNNNNNNNNNNNNNNNNNNNNNNNNNNNNNNNNNNNNNNNNNNNNNNNNNNNNNNNNNNNNNNNNNNNNNNNNNNNNNNNNNNNNNNNNNNNNNNNNNNNNNNNNNNNNNNNNNNNNNNNNNNNNNNNNNNNNNNNNNNNNNNNNNNNNNNNNNNNNNNNNNNNNNNNNNNNNNNNNNNNNNNNNNNNNNNNNNNNNNNNNNNNNNNNNNNNNNNNNNNNNNNNNNNNNNNNNNNNNNNNNNNNNNNNNNNNNNNNNNNNNNNNNNNNNNNNNNNNNNNNNNNNNNNNNNNNNNNNNNNNNNNNNNNNNNNNNNNNNNNNNNNNNNNNNNNNNNNNNNNNNNNNNNNNNNNNNNNNNNNNNNNNNNNNNNNNNNNNNNNNNNNNNNNNNNNNNNNNNNNNNNNNNNNNNNNNNNNNNNNNNNNNNNNNNNNNNNNNNNNNNNNNNNNNNNNNNNNNNNNNNNNNNNNNNNNNNNNNNNNNNNNNNNNNNNNNNNNNNNNNNNNNNNNNNNNNNNNNNNNNNNNNNNNNNNNNNNNNNNNNNNNNNNNNNNNNNNNNNNNNNNNNNNNNNNNNNNNNNNNNNNNNNNNNNNNNNNNNNNNNNNNNNNNNNNNNNNNNNNNNNNNNNNNNNNNNNNNNNNNNNNNNNNNNNNNNNNNNNNNNNNNNNNNNNNNNNNNNNNNNNNNNNNNNNNNNNNNNNNNNNNNNNNNNNNNNNNNNNNNNNNNNNNNNNNNNNNNNNNNNNNNNNNNNNNNNNNNNNNNNNNNNNNNNNNNNNNNNNNNNNNNNNNNNNNNNNNNNNNNNNNNNNNNNNNNNNNNNNNNNNNNNNNNNNNNNNNNNNNNNNNNNNNNNNNNNNNNNNNNNNNNNNNNNNNNNNNNNNNNNNNNNNNNNNNNNNNNNNNNNNNNNNNNNNNNNNNNNNNNNNNNNNNNNNNNNNNNNNNNNNNNNNNNNNNNNNNNNNNNNNNNNNNNNNNNNNNNNNNNNNNNNNNNNNNNNNNNNNNNNNNNNNNNNNNNNNNNNNNNNNNNNNNNNNNNNNNNNNNNNNNNNNNNNNNNNNNNNNNNNNNNNNNNNNNNNNNNNNNNNNNNNNNNNNNNNNNNNNNNNNNNNNNNNNNNNNNNNNNNNNNNNNNNNNNNNNNNNNNNNNNNNNNNNNNNNNNNNNNNNNNNNNNNNNNNNNNNNNNNNNNNNNNNNNNNNNNNNNNNNNNNNNNNNNNNNNNNNNNNNNNNNNNNNNNNNNNNNNNNNNNNNNNNNNNNNNNNNNNNNNNNNNNNNNNNNNNNNNNNNNNNNNNNNNNNNNNNNNNNNNNNNNNNNNNNNNNNNNNNNNNNNNNNNNNNNNNNNAAGAtgaggaagcagaagaaaacagTCCGTCCCAGGTTGTAGAAGAAAAGTTTCAAAGGACACATTTTGAACATTACGAAGAACAAGAGATTCTTCGgaatcaacaaaaacacatcCAGGTAAGTTCCATTTTCTATGGCACTGGAGGATCTAACAACCATATCATGAAAGTGGTTTCTTATTCTATCTTCCAATCAcaagttaaaagagaatttaagCATTGTTTTTATTGCTTACAGGAGTTGAAGCAAACCTTAAACACTACAAAAGCGGGAATGCAGTTACTGCAGATGAAGTATCAAGAAGATTTCTTTCACCTAGGTGTCAACTCAGATCATGTTGTTCTTGCTATCTTCTTGTTGAGGCCTCAATATCTAATCTGTCATCATTTTGGGTTTGTGTCACACAGGCAAGCATTTAAATGGTCTAGCTTATGCGGCTACGGGATACAAAAGGGTTCTTGAAGAAAACCGAAAACTGTACAATCTAGTGCAGGATCTAAAAGGTAACTTGATTTGTGTTCGTCATACTTCTAGGATCTTGAATCACAAAGACAGTTCCTATAACCTGCGTAATGACCTCACACTTTGTTGGGAATGTATAGGAAACATACGGGTGTACTGTCGGGTCAGGCCTTTCTTGCCTGGGGAACCAACTGGTTTGAGTGCTGTGGAACACATAGAAGAAGGGACCATCACGATCAGAGTGCCATCAAAGTATGGGAAAGCAGGGAATAAACCATTTATGTTCAACAAAGTCTTTGGCCCTTCTGCAACACAAGGTTAGAAGGCTTTGGTTTTATGTCCCTGTAATATTTAGTTTGTTGCGCTGCGCTGTGAATAACATTAGGGAATGAATCCACTGTTCTTCAGAGGAAGTGTTTTCAGACATGCAGCCTTTGGTACGGTCAGTTCTTGATGGCTACAATGTCTGCATCTTTGCTTATGGCCAAACCGGGTCAGGGAAAACTTTCACCATGGTTAGAACTACTTTACTTGTCTTTCCAATCTTTTTCagataattagatttttttttatttgatatacaaCACCAAATTCCTTATTTTCCTAACTACTCTAGACAGGGCCTAAGGAGCTGACTGAAGAAAGCCTAGGTGTGAACTACAGGGCACTGGCAGATCTGTTTCTTCtatcaaatcaaagaaaagacaCGACCAGCTACGAAATTTCAGTTCAGATGCTGGAGATTTACAACGAGCAAGTCAGAGATCTTCTTGCAACTGATGGCCAGACTAAAAGATATCCTTTGTGTTAATAATATAGGTTTGACTGTTGTCTTCATCTTTTAGAAACTCTGAGATACTTCGATTTTGTTTGTTCCTTAATTCTTGATTACGTTAGAGATCAGAAACAACTCTCAAAATGGAATTAATGTGCCGGAAGCAAGTTTAGTGCCTGTCTCATCGACGGATGACGTTATACANNNNNNNNNNNNNNNNNNNNNNNNNNNNNNNNNNNNNNNNNNNNNNNNNNNNNNNNNNNNNNNNNNNNNNNNNNNNNNNNNNNNNNNNNNNNNNNNNNNNNNNNNNNNNNNNNNNNNNNNNNNNNNNNNNNNNNNNNNNNNNNNNNNNNNNNNNNNNNNNNNNNNNNNNNNNNNNNNNNNNNNNNNNNNNNNNNNNNNNNNNNNNNNNNNNNNNNNNNNNNNNNNNNNNNNNNNNNNNNNNNNNNNNNNNNNNNNNNNNNNNNNNNNNNNNNNNNNNNNNNNNNNNNNNNNNNNNNNNNNNNNNNNNNNNNNNNNNNNNNNNNNNNNNNNNNNNNNNNNNNNNNNNNNNNNNNNNNNNNNNNNNNNNNNNNNNNNNNNNNNNNNNNNNNNNNNNNNNNNNNNNNNNNNNNNNNNNNNNNNNNNNNNNNNNNNNNNNNNNNNNNNNNNNNNNNNNNNNNNNNNNNNNNNNNNNNNNNNNNNNNNNNNNNNNNNNNNNNNNNNNNNNNNNNNNNNNNNNNNNNNNNNNNNNNNNNNNNNNNNNNNNNNNNNNNNNNNNNNNNNNNNNNNNNNNNNNNNNNNNNNNNNNNNNNNNNNNNNNNNNNNNNNNNNNNNNNNNNNNNNNNNNNNNNNNNNNNNNNNNNNNNNNNNNNNNNNNNNNNNNNNNNNNNNNNNNNNNNNNNNNNNNNNNNNNNNNNNNNNNNNNNNNNNNNNNNNNNNNNNNNNNNNNNNNNNNNNNNNNNNNNNNNNNNNNNNNNNNNNNNNNNNNNNNNNNNNNNNNNNNNNNNNNNNNNNNNNNNNNNNNNNNNNNNNNNNNNNNNNNNNNNNNNNNNNNNNNNNNNNNNNNNNNNNNNNNNNNNNNNNNNNNNNNNNNNNNNNNNNNNNNNNNNNNNNNNNNNNNNNNNNNNNNNNNNNNNNNNNNNNNNNNNNNNNNNNNNNNNNNNNNNNNNNNNNNNNNNNNNNNNNNNNNNNNNNNNNNNNNNNNNNNNNNNNNNNNNNNNNNNNNNNNNNNNNNNNNNNNNNNNNNNNNNNNNNNNNNNNNNNNNNNNNNNNNNNNNNNNNNNNNNNNNNNNNNNNNNNNNNNNNNNNNNNNNNNNNNNNNNNNNNNNNNNNNNNNNNNNNNNNNNNNNNNNNNNNNNNNNNNNNNNNNNNNNNNNNNNNNNNNNNNNNNNNNNNNNNNNNNNNNNNNNNNNNNNNNNNNNNNNNNNNNNNNNNNNNNNNNNNNNNNNNNNNNNNNNNNNNNNNNNNNNNNNNNNNNNNNNNNNNNNNNNNNNNNNNNNNNNNNNNNNNNNNNNNNNNNNNNNNNNNNNNNNNNNNNNNNNNNNNNNNNNNNNNNNNNNNNNNNNNNNNNNNNNNNNNNNNNNNNNNNNNNNNNNNNNNNNNNNNNNNNNNNNNNNNNNNNNNNNNNNNNNNNNNNNNNNNNNNNNNNNNNNNNCGGCTCTTGGAGATGTCATCTCCTCGCTTTCCCAGAAGACTTCTCATGTGCCTTACAGAAATAGTAAACTCACTCAGCTTCTGCAGGACTCCCTCGGTGAAATTCTCGAAACCATCTTACCTTGTTGCATTTTGTGTCTCTACATGGACTTGAATCttatacaacaaattttctaCATTATCAGGAGGATCAGCCAAGACGCTTATGTTTGTCCACATAAGTCCAGAAGCTGACACTCTCGGAGAAACTATTAGTACTCTGAAGTTTGCTGAACGAGTGGGAAGTGTTGAGCTAGGCGCTGCTCGTGTGAACAAAGATAACTCAGAGGTTAAGGAGCTTAAAGAACAGGTTCGTAAACCATACACCATGACTAGAAGTTTGCTGTTTTCGTTCATTCTCGCCATAAGTGTATATCATATCACTAATCTGCTACTGTTCTTGGGGGGTTCTTAGATTGCTAATCTTAAGATGGCTCTAGTGAGGAAAGGAAATGGTAATGATGTACAACCAAACTCTATACCAACCAACCGTGAGAGAATATCGAGAAGAAGATCACTTGAAACTCCTACTATTCGACCCAAATTACCTACTATGGGAAACACATCAAGCAACAGTAAGCCCCAGATCATGGATCTAAGTGGACCAGAGGTATGCTCTGCCATCTTTCATGAGCAACAAATGCTGTTGATTTAAACTAActagaatttataaatttatgtcatttgtgtataaatgtaatatatatatatatatatatatataccctttGAAACATATGCAGGCTTTTAGCGATTCTACTGCATCTTCAAGAAGACACAGCTTAGATATCCATGAGCTTATGAAATCTTCTTCTCCGGCTTGGCCGAGGCAATCACTCGAGGATAGAGAATCTAAGTCAGGGGAGTGGATCGATAAGCACGAAGAACTAATTCAAGATCATAATCCGAATTCTGCTGAGCAGTTTTACCAGTCAATGGTCCCTCAACAACATTCACTGTAAGTAACTCACATTACATTTTATACTTTACTGTATGtaactcttcatcttcttaatcTTGATCTTTCAAACGACAGAAATGGTGGGAAACAAGATTTCGAAGTGCAGAGTATTACGGATAACGAATCTGATGAAGCCACAGCAAGCGATTGCTCAGATTCCGATTTGCTGTGGCGATTGAGCGTTCAAGTGAATGTTCCCAGAGTTTCTAATGTCCAAAACTCAGCAAAccccaaaccaaagaaaattcAGCCAAGAACTGCCAAACTCTCAGAAACtaggtaaaaaaatatatataattttacaagtgTTTGCAGCTAATTTTATCGATTTAATTGGGagcttttgtctttttttttgcttgtgacAGAAGCTTAATTCCATCGCTGATCCCAGCACCAAGCAAGAGACTTCCTAACACAGTAAATTCGCAGCCGCAGCGACCAACCAGAGATGGGAAACGCAGACTGAGTTTAGGCACATGAACATGTTTTCTCACCAGTTTTGTAAAGAGTTTTTAAAGGAAGGAGACAAAAAGATTTGTTATTTGTATATTGCGAGAGCTTTCTCTGTTTTGGCCGCTCTTATTGTGTCATTATGATAAAATCTCAAATTTGTTGCATTGAGTGTACAAAGAAGGATTCCTTATTATACAATCTTCTTTTGGATATCAAAGTATGTGCATgcatatactataattttaataattacttgAACAATCAAATGTAGCAAAAATGGgagaaaaattacaaagaatCCTTGTGATTTGGTAAACAACTATAAAGATCAATATGCTTTTGAAATAAAATGGCGCATACATAATCCTACACTCAGTGCCGTGCCCATATTGTTCGGGACTTAAGGCGAACTTACATTAgagattattttaatatattttttaaaataaataaatattaaaattcaaaattataataaaataaacattaaaagcttaaaattatataaatttttcaaaaacaaaaaaatttatacatggATATGATCGGATTAGACATGGCTTACGACTGGTATACGTAGTTCCAGATTAACAAGGCATCAACAACATCTGACGCTTTGAAGATATTATTGTCCAAGTGGTACATGAGTTGGATACTAATGTCAACATATATACTGCCGGTTAAGACACCAAGACcagaaaatcagaaaaaatatcaattattacCTCATCATAATTTCAGCAATATGCATTCCAAGAAGGTTTACTCATAACCTATGAAATGTATATATTGCTTTTTTAAAGTCTataaatccatatatatattctaatggaTTTCATACGATTTGTATTTCAGCATCTCATCTCATCCTCGCTCTTAGAGATAAGCTTCTGCATCGATGCAGATTAAAAGGATGTAGAGAAACTTGTAATCAAGGATGAAAGAGGAAACACAAAGAATTAAGTAAAAGATTGGGGAAGATCCACTACAACTGATAAGAAGGTTAGGTCATGTCTTGGTTATTTACTTAACATATTCATTAGTTTAGAGATTTGACCTATTTTTGgttattcaaattatataagAAGTTATacgttatatttagtttttgtcaacaattacTACACAATCTGTGACCAAATAACATCTTGTCGAAAAGCAATGTCTAAGAAAAAACATACTGCACAGTTAAACTCTGCAAAAAGAATAGACTACTTGCAAACGAAGTTAGATCGAGCTATGAGTAGTTTAAGCAGATATTATAGACGATCAATCCCCAGGCTCCAAAGACAACTCCATANNNNNNNNNNNNNNNNNNNNNNNNNNNNNNNNNNNNNNNNNNNNNNNNNNNNNNNNNNNNNNNNNNNNNNNNNNNNNNNNNNNNNNNNNNNNNNNNNNNNNNNNNNNNNNNNNNNNNNNNNNNNNNNNNNNNNNNNNNNNNNNNNNNNNNNNNNNNNNNNNNNNNNNNNNNNNNNNNNNNNNNNNNNNNNNNNNNNNNNNNNNNNNNNNNNNNNNNNNNNNNNNNNNNNNNNNNNNNNNNNNNNNNNNNNNNNNNNNNNNNNNNNNNNNNNNNNNNNNNNNNNNNNNNNNNNNNNNNNNNNNNNNNNNNNNNNNNNNNNNNNNNNNNNNNNNNNNNNNNNNNNNNNNNNNNNNNNNNNNNNNNNNNNNNNNNNNNNNNNNNNNNNNNNNNNNNNNNNNNNNNNNNNNNNNNNNNNNNNNNNNNNNNNNNNNNNNNNNNNNNNNNNNNNNNNNNNNNNNNNNNNNNNNNNNNNNNNNNNNNNNNNNNNNNNNNNNNNNNNNNNNNNNNNNNNNNNNNNNNNNNNNNNNNNNNNNNNNNNNNNNNNNNNNNNNNNNNNNNNNNNNNNNNNNNNNNNNNNNNNNNNNNNNNNNNNNNNNNNNNNNNNNNNNNNNNNNNNNNNNNNNNNNNNNNNNNNNNNNNNNNNNNNNNNNNNNNNNNNNNNNNNNNNNNNNNNNNNNNNNNNNNNNNNNNNNNNNNNNNNNNNNNNNNNNNNNNNNNNNNNNNNNNNNNNNNNNNNNNNNNNNNNNNNNNNNNNNNNNNNNNNNNNNNNNNNNNNNNNNNNNNNNNNNNNNNNNNNNNNNNNNNNNNNNNNNNNNNNNNNNNNNNNNNNNNNNNNNNNNNNNNNNNNNNNNNNNNNNNNNNNNNNNNNNNNNNNNNNNNNNNNNNNNNNNNNNNNNNNNNNNNNNNNNNNNNNNNNNNNNNNNNNNNNNNNNNNNNNNNNNNNNNNNNNNNNNNNNNNNNNNNNNNNNNNNNNNNNNNNNNNNNNNNNNNNNNNNNNNNNNNNNNNNNNNNNNNNNNNNNNNNNNNNNNNNNNNNNNNNNNNNNNNNNNNNNNNNNNNNNNNNNNNNNNNNNNNNNNNNNNNNNNNNNNNNNNNNNNNNNNNNNNNNNNNNNNNNNNNNNNNNNNNNNNNNNNNNNNNNNNNNNNNNNNNNNNNNNNNNNNNNNNNNNNNNNNNNNNNNNNNNNNNNNNNNNNNNNNNNNNNNNNNNNNNNNNNNNNNNNNNNNNNNNNNNNNNNNNNNNNNNNNNNNNNNNNNNNNNNNNNNNNNNNNNNNNNNNNNNNNNNNNNNNNNNNNNNNNNNNNNNNNNNNNNNNNNNNNNNNNNNNNNNNNNNNNNNNNNNNNNNNNNNNNNNNNNNNNNNNNNNNNNNNNNNNNNNNNNNNNNNNNNNNNNNNNNNNNNNNNNNNNNNNNNNNNNNNNNNNNNNNNNNNNNNNNNNNNNNNNNNNNNNNNNNNNNNNNNNNNNNNNNNNNNNNNNNNNNNNNNNNNNNNNNNNNNNNNNNNNNNNNNNNNNNNNNNNNNNNNNNNNNNNNNNNNNNNNNNNNNNNNNNNNNNNNNNNNNNNNNNNNNNNNNNNNNNNNNNNNNNNNNNNNNNNNNNNNNNNNNNNNNNNNNNNNNNNNNNNNNNNNNNNNNNNNNNNNNNNNNNNNNNNNNNNNNNNNNNNNNNNNNNNNNNNNNNNNNNNNNNNNNNNNNNNNNNNNNNNNNNNNNNNNNNNNNNNNNNNNNNNNNNNNNNNNNNNNNNNNNNNNNNNNNNNNNNNNNNNNNNNNNNNNNNNNNNNNNNNNNNNNNNNNNNNNNNNNNNNNNNNNNNNNNNNNNNNNNNNNNNNNNNNNNNNNNNNNNNNNNNNNNNNNNNNNNNNNNNNNNNNNNNNNNNNNNNNNNNNNNNNNNNNNNNNNNNNNNNNNNNNNNNNNNNNNNNNNNNNNNNNNNNNNNNNNNNNNNNNNNNNNNNNNNNNNNNNNNNNNNNNNNNNNNNNNNNNNNNNNNNNNNNNNNNNNNNNNNNNNNNNNNNNNNNNNNNNNNNNNNNNNNNNNNNNNNNNNNNNNNNNNNNNNNNNNNNNNNNNNNNNNNNNNNNNNNNNNNNNNNNNNNNNNNNNNNNNNNNNNNNNNNNNNNNNNNNNNNNNNNNNNNNNNNNNNNNNNNNNNNNNNNNNNNNNNNNNNNNNNNNNNNNNNNNNNNNNNNNNNNNNNNNNNNNNNNNNNNNNNNNNNNNNNNNNNNNNNNNNNNNNNNNNNNNNNNNNNNNNNNNNNNNNNNNNNNNNNNNNNNNNNNNNNNNNNNNNNNNNNNNNNNNNNNNNNNNNNNNNNNNNNNNNNNNNNNNNNNNNNNNNNNNNNNNNNNNNNNNNNNNNNNNNNNNNNNNNNNNNNNNNNNNNNNNNNNNNNNNNNNNNNNNNNNNNNNNNNNNNNNNNNNNNNNNNNNNNNNNNNNNNNNNNNNNNNNNNNNNNNNNNNNNNNNNNNNNNNNNNNNNNNNNNNNNNNNNNNNNNNNNNNNNNNNNNNNNNNNNNNNNNNNNNNNNNNNNNNNNNNNNNNNNNNNNNNNNNNNNNNNNNNNNNNNNNNNNNNNNNNNNNNNNNNNNNNNNNNNNNNNNNNNNNNNNNNNNNNNNNNNNNNNNNNNNNNNNNNNNNNNNNNNNNNNNNNNNNNNNNNNNNNNNNNNNNNNNNNNNNNNNNNNNNNNNNNNNNNNNNNNNNNNNNNNNNNNNNNNNNNNNNNNNNNNNNNNNNNNNNNNNNNNNNNNNNNNNNNNNNNNNNNNNNNNNNNNNNNNNNNNNNNNNNNNNNNNNNNNNNNNNNNNNNNNNNNNNNNNNNNNNNNNNNNNNNNNNNNNNNNNNNNNNNNNNNNNNNNNNNNNNNNNNNNNNNNNNNNNNNNNNNNNNNNNNNNNNNNNNNNNNNNNNNNNNNNNNNNNNNNNNNNNNNNNNNNNNNNNNNNNNNNNNNNNNNNNNNNNNNNNNNNNNNNNNNNNNNNNNNNNNNNNNNNNNNNNNNNNNNNNNNNNNNNNNNNNNNNNNNNNNNNNNNNNNNNNNNNNNNNNNNNNNNNNNNNNNNNNNNNNNNNNNNNNNNNNNNNNNNNNNNNNNNNNNNNNNNNNNNNNNNNNNNNNNNNNNNNNNNNNNNNNNNNNNNNNNNNNNNNNNNNNNNNNNNNNNNNNNNNNNNNNNNNNNNNNNNNNNNNNNNNNNNNNNNNNNNNNNNNNNNNNNNNNNNNNNNNNNNNNNNNNNNNNNNNNNNNNNNNNNNNNNNNNNNNNNNNNNNNNNNNNNNNNNNNNNNNNNNNNNNNNNNNNNNNNNNNNNNNNNNNNNNNNNNNNNNNNNNNNNNNNNNNNNNNNNNNNNNNNNNNNNNNNNNNNNNNNNNNNNNNNNNNNNNNNNNNNNNNNNNNNNNNNNNNNNNNNNNNNNNNNNNNNNNNNNNNNNNNNNNNNNNNNNNNNNNNNNNNNNNNNNNNNNNNNNNNNNNNNNNNNNNNNNNNNNNNNNNNNNNNNNNNNNNNNNNNNNNNNNNNNNNNNNNNNNNNNNNNNNNNNNNNNNNNNNNNNNNNNNNNNNNNNNNNNNNNNNNNNNNNNNNNNNNNNNNNNNNNNNNNNNNNNNNNNNNNNNNNNNNNNNNNNNNNNNNNNNNNNNNNNNNNNNNNNNNNNNNNNNNNNNNNNNNNNNNNNNNNNNNNNNNNNNNNNNNNNNNNNNNNNNNNNNNNNNNNNNNNNNNNNNNNNNNNNNNNNNNNNNNNNNNNNNNNNNNNNNNNNNNNNNNNNNNNNNNNNNNNNNNNNNNNNNNNNNNNNNNNNNNNNNNNNNNNNNNNNNNNNNNNNNNNNNNNNNNNNNNNNNNNNNNNNNNNNNNNNNNNNNNNNNNNNNNNNNNNNNNNNNNCTGAGCAGTTTTACCAGTCAATGGTCCCTCAACAACATTCACTGTAAGTAACTCACATTACATTTTATACTTTACTGTATGtaactcttcatcttcttaatcTTGATCTTTCAAACGACAGAAATGGTGGGAAACAAGATTTCGAAGTGCAGAGTATTACGGATAACGAATCTGATGAAGCCACAGCAAGCGATTGCTCAGATTCTGATTTGCTGTGGCGATTGAGCGTTCAAGTGAATGTTCCCAGAGGTTCTAATGTCCAAACCTCA is drawn from Camelina sativa cultivar DH55 chromosome 8, Cs, whole genome shotgun sequence and contains these coding sequences:
- the LOC104709454 gene encoding kinesin-like protein KIN-14G, whose product is MAATTTSEMNNNDLPFSVVSIVEDVLQQHSTRSSDVDEEAEENSPSQVVEEKFQRTHFEHYEEQEILRNQQKHIQELKQTLNTTKAGMQLLQMKYQEDFFHLGKHLNGLAYAATGYKRVLEENRKLYNLVQDLKGNIRVYCRVRPFLPGEPTGLSAVEHIEEGTITIRVPSKYGKAGNKPFMFNKVFGPSATQEEVFSDMQPLVRSVLDGYNVCIFAYGQTGSGKTFTMTGPKELTEESLGVNYRALADLFLLSNQRKDTTSYEISVQMLEIYNEQVRDLLATDGQTKRLEIRNNSQNGINVPEASLVPVSSTDDALGDVISSLSQKTSHVPYRNSKLTQLLQDSLGGSAKTLMFVHISPEADTLGETISTLKFAERVGSVELGAARVNKDNSEVKELKEQIANLKMALVRKGNGNDVQPNSIPTNRERISRRRSLETPTIRPKLPTMGNTSSNSKPQIMDLSGPEAFSDSTASSRRHSLDIHELMKSSSPAWPRQSLEDRESKSGEWIDKHEELIQDHNPNSAEQFYQSMVPQQHSLNGGKQDFEVQSITDNESDEATASDCSDSDLLWRLSVQVNVPRVSNVQNSANPKPKKIQPRTAKLSETRSLIPSLIPAPSKRLPNTVNSQPQRPTRDGKRRLSLGT
- the LOC104707008 gene encoding kinesin-like protein KIN-14G, which produces MVPQQHSLNGGKQDFEVQSITDNESDEATASDCSDSDLLWRLSVQVNVPRGSNVQTSANPKPKKIQPRTAKLSETRSLIPSLIPAPSKRLPNTVNSQPQRPTRDGKRRLSLGT